Part of the Geodermatophilus obscurus DSM 43160 genome is shown below.
CGGGCATGACGGTGCACAGCCCGCGGGTGCCCGCCCTCCTGGAGGAACCCCACTGTGAGCCCGTACGACCGGATCCTGATCATCTTCAACCCGAACAGCACCGGGGACGCGCCCCGGTCGGCGGAGGAGCTGCACGCCGAACTAGCGCGGAGACTGCCGGCCGTGCCGTTGGAGCTCTGCCCCACCCGGTACGCCGGCCACGCCCGCGACCTGGCGAGGGAGGTGGCCGGCGCCGGGCGCCCGCTGCTGGTCTCGGTGAGCGGAGACGGCGGGTACAACGAGGTCGTCGACGGCGTCATGCAGAGCGGCAACGACCAGGCCGTCTGCGCCGTCCGGGCCGCCGGCAACGCCAACGACCACCGCCGGGTGACGCGGGAGCGACCGCTGGCCGACGCGATCGTGGCCGGCGACGTCCGTCGGATCGACCTCCTGCGGCTCACCATCGGCAGCGGGGATGCGGCGCAGACCCGGTACGCGCACTCCTACATCGGCGTGGGCCTCACCCCGGTCGTCGCCGTCGACCTCGAGGAGGGCGGGAAGGGGTCGTGGCGGGAGATCGTGACCGTGGTGCGGTCCTTCTCCCGCTTCCGACCGTTCCCGATCAGGCTCGAGGACGGCAGGCGGCGCACCATCGACAGCCTGGTGTTCGCCAACATCGACGAGATGGCCAAGTACGCGACGCTCAGCGAGGGCGGCCGCCCCGACGACGGCCGGTTCGAGATCATCACGCAGCGGCGCACCGGCAAGCTCCGCGTGCTGGGGACCCTCATCAGGGCGGCGACGCGCGGGCTCGGCCCGCAGCCGAGCGCCACCCACTACGCGTTCACGGCGCTCGCCCCCATGCCGCTGCAGCTGGACGGCGAGCTGGTGGAACTGGACGCGGACACGCCGGTCGCCGTCGACATCGCACCGCGAGCGCTGGCCACGGTGGTCTGACCGACCGCCGCTCAGGCCAGCGGGTCGCCGTCCCCGTAGGGCCGCGGCTCGCCGCGAGCCTGCGAGCGGTGAGGAGGACGGGGTCCTTCCACCTCCTCAGCCACGGAGCTCCGCCTGCTGCGCCTCCTCGACGAAGGCCACCACGCGCCGGCGGACCTCGGCGGCCTCCTCGCCGGACAGCGTCCGGTCGGGCGCGCGCAGGGTCAGCGACCAGGCCAGCGACCTGCGCCCCTCACCCACCTGCGGCCCGGTGTAGACGTCGAACAGCCGCACCGCCTCGAGCAGCTCGCCGGCCGCCTCGCGGATCGACTCCTCGACCGCCGCCGCCGGCACCGCTGCGTTGAGCACGAAGGCCAGGTCGACGAAGACCGGCGGGAAGCTCGACAGGTGCGGGCCCACCGGCACCGACGCCGGCGGCAGCGCGTCGACGTCCAGCTCCATCACCGCGGTGCGGGCGGGCAGGTCCAGCGCCGCGCAGACCCGCGGGTGCAGCTCGCCGGCGTGCCCGACCACCCGGCCGTCGACCAGCAGCTCCGCGCAGCGGCCCGGGTGCCACGGCGCCCGCTCCCCCGCGCGCACGGTCAGCTCGACCCCCGCGGCCTCGGCGACCCGGCGGGCGGCCTGCACCGCGTCGGCCCAGACGGCCGGGCGACCCTGGCCCCA
Proteins encoded:
- a CDS encoding diacylglycerol/lipid kinase family protein; protein product: MSPYDRILIIFNPNSTGDAPRSAEELHAELARRLPAVPLELCPTRYAGHARDLAREVAGAGRPLLVSVSGDGGYNEVVDGVMQSGNDQAVCAVRAAGNANDHRRVTRERPLADAIVAGDVRRIDLLRLTIGSGDAAQTRYAHSYIGVGLTPVVAVDLEEGGKGSWREIVTVVRSFSRFRPFPIRLEDGRRRTIDSLVFANIDEMAKYATLSEGGRPDDGRFEIITQRRTGKLRVLGTLIRAATRGLGPQPSATHYAFTALAPMPLQLDGELVELDADTPVAVDIAPRALATVV